In a genomic window of Ipomoea triloba cultivar NCNSP0323 chromosome 3, ASM357664v1:
- the LOC116012174 gene encoding GDSL esterase/lipase At5g03610-like: MEKKASFTLAFFLCVLIVFLEVRHGADTKLFVFGDSYADTGNTPPIDGFECWEEPYGITFPGKPSGRFSDGRVLTDFIAEYLGIRSPVPYRGWKLGLNLQKNGMNFAYGGTGVFNTTSGGPNMTAQINDFQQLIQQRVFTKRDLTSSVAHVSAAGNDYGALSVGGQKDIESVISQLVLNLKRIYSLGVPRISVVAVPPFGCLPGDVPIQPSPNRVCNESQNSFSRLHNQLLKEAVEQLNTETGGSTFVILDLYSAFMSALNVQNNRSGKSSFVNPLGECCKGTISGSSCGDVDEDGRKEYVVCEDPKQSFFWDTIHPSQQGWLTVFSIVKPSLNTLLLPHATFTSTSVAI; the protein is encoded by the exons ATGGAGAAGAAAGCGAGCTTCACTTTAGCCTTCTTCTTGTGTGTTCTCATTGTTTTTCTAG AGGTCAGACATGGCGCGGATACAAAGCTGTTCGTTTTCGGAGACTCCTATGCCGATACTGGGAATACGCCGCCGATTGATGGTTTTGAGTGTTGGGAGGAACCCTATGGCATCACTTTCCCCGGCAAACCTTCCGGCAGATTCTCCGACGGCCGTGTTCTCACCGACTTCATAG CTGAGTACCTGGGAATCAGATCTCCAGTGCCCTACAGAGGGTGGAAACTGGGTTTAAATTTACAGAAAAATGGGATGAACTTTGCGTATGGCGGAACCGGTGTTTTCAACACCACCAGTGGCGGGCCCAACATGACCGCACAGATTAATGATTTCCAACAACTGATTCAACAACGTGTGTTCACCAAACGGGACCTCACTTCGTCGGTTGCTCATGTTTCCGCGGCCGGGAACGACTACGGTGCTTTGTCGGTCGGCGGCCAAAAG GATATAGAGAGTGTTATCAGTCAGCTAGTGTTGAACCTCAAACGCATATACAGTTTGGGAGTTCCCAGAATAAGTGTGGTGGCAGTGCCGCCATTTGGATGCTTGCCTGGAGATGTTCCCATCCAACCTTCACCTAATAGGGTTTGCAACGAATCgcaaaattcattttcaaggcttCACAATCAATTGCTGAAAGAAGCTGTGGAGCAACTGAACACTGAAACTGGTGGATCCACTTTTGTCATTCTTGATCTCTACTCTGCATTCATGTCAGCCTTGAACGTACAGAATAATCGTTCAG gGAAATCAAGTTTTGTGAATCCATTGGGAGAATGTTGCAAGGGAACAATAAGTGGATCAAGCTGCGGAGATGTTGATGAAGATGGAAGAAAGGAATATGTAGTGTGTGAGGATCCAAAGCAGTCATTCTTTTGGGATACAATACATCCTTCACAACAAGGCTGGCTTACTGTTTTTTCAATTGTGAAACCCTCACTCAACACTCTCCTCTTACCTCATGCCACATTCACTTCTACCTCCGTTGCAATAtaa